In the Puntigrus tetrazona isolate hp1 chromosome 9, ASM1883169v1, whole genome shotgun sequence genome, one interval contains:
- the klhl41a gene encoding LOW QUALITY PROTEIN: kelch-like protein 41a (The sequence of the model RefSeq protein was modified relative to this genomic sequence to represent the inferred CDS: inserted 1 base in 1 codon): protein MEPMTVKEDLRLFQSTLLQDGLKELLKENKFVDCILKVGDRSLPCHRLIMAACSPYFRELYFTEDGAERKDSSKEVVLENVDPGIMDMIVNYLYSADIEITDENVQDVFAVANRFQIPSVFTVCVNYLQNKLSLGNCLAVFRMGLVLNCPRLAVAARDFIAERFETLSKDEEFLEFNAPELFAIIGCDALNVEKEEAVFELLMKWVRKNKENRTKALGDAFEHIRFRLLPEKYFKEKVEKDDIIKADSELAEKLKVIKEAFAGKLPHKKEGEKGEGEEGEKALPGYLNDNKRLGMYNRDLILMINDTAAVAYDADENECFLAAIAEQIPRNHISITSKKNLYVLGGLFVDEDNKESPLQCYFYQLDTHSPNWIALPPMPSPRCLFAXGEFENLLFAVAGKDLQSNESLDSVLCYDVDKMKWQETKKLPLRIHGHSVISQNGLVYCIGGKTDENKTINKMFAYNHKKSEWKELPAMKTPRSMFGAVVHKGKIIVAGGVNEDGLLSASEAYDFGTNKWEQFPEFVQERSSVNLVSAAGVLYAVGGFAVQENEDKECVPSEITDIWQYDEDKKQWTGMIREMRYASGASCVSMRLNAAKMPKL, encoded by the exons ATGGAACCCATGACTGTCAAGGAGGACCTGAGGCTCTTTCAGAGCACCCTGCTCCAGGACGGTTTGAAGGAACTTCTGAAGGAGAACAAGTTTGTGGATTGTATTCTGAAGGTCGGAGACCGGAGCCTGCCGTGCCACAGACTCATCATGGCTGCATGCAGTCCGTATTTCCGAGAGCTGTACTTCACTGAAGACGGCGCTGAGAGGAAAGACTCCAGCAAGGAAGTAGTGCTAGAGAATGTGGATCCCGGCATTATGGACATGATTGTGAACTATCTGTATTCGGCAGACATCGAAATCACAGATGAGAACGTGCAAGACGTCTTCGCAGTCGCCAACAGATTCCAAATCCCATCCGTGTTCACCGTTTGCGTCAACTACCTACAAAATAAGCTTTCGTTGGGTAACTGCTTGGCCGTCTTCAGAATGGGGCTGGTTTTGAACTGCCCCAGACTCGCTGTGGCCGCCCGGGACTTCATAGCGGAGCGCTTTGAGACTTTATCCAAGGACGAGGAGTTCCTCGAGTTCAACGCTCCCGAGTTGTTCGCTATCATCGGGTGCGATGCTCTGAACGTGGAAAAAGAGGAGGCGGTGTTCGAGCTCTTGATGAAATGGGTCCGGAAGAACAAGGAGAACCGGACGAAAGCTTTGGGAGACGCTTTCGAGCACATCCGCTTCCGACTGCTGCCTGAGAAATACTTCAAGGAGAAGGTGGAAAAGGACGACATCATCAAGGCCGACTCCGAGCTCGCCGAGAAACTGAAGGTCATCAAAGAGGCGTTCGCCGGAAAACTGCCGCACAAAAAGGAGGGCGAGAAAGGCGAAGGAGAAGAGGGGGAAAAGGCCCTGCCTGGTTATCTCAATGACAACAAACGGCTGGGGATGTATAACAGGGATCTCATCCTGATGATAAACGACACGGCGGCTGTGGCCTACGATGCTGATGAAAACGAATGCTTCCTGGCAGCCATAGCGGAGCAGATACCTCGAAATCACATTAGCATCACGTCGAAGAAGAACCTCTATGTTTTGGGAGGACTGTTTGTTGATGAAGACAACAAGGAATCGCCGCTGCAGTGCTATTTCTACCAG CTGGACACTCATTCTCCAAACTGGATAGCCCTGCCGCCGATGCCATCTCCCAGATGTCTGTTTG GTGGGGAGTTTGAAAACCTCTTGTTTGCAGTTGCCGGTAAAGACCTGCAGAGCAATGAGTCTCTGGACTCAGTGCTGTGTTATGACGTCGA TAAGATGAAGTGGCAGGAGACCAAAAAACTGCCCTTAAGGATTCACGGCCACAGCGTGATCTCACAAAACGGACTGGTTTACTGCATAGGAGGAAAGACGGATGAGAA TAAAACCATCAACAAGATGTTTGCATACAACCACAAGAAGTCAGAATGGAAAGAGCTGCCAGCCATGAAGACGCCCAGGTCCATGTTTGGAGCCGTAGTCCACAAAGGAAAGATCATTGTGGCCGGAGGGGTCAATGAAGATGGTCTTTTATCCGCTAGTGAAGCCTATGACTTTGGGACAAACAA ATGGGAGCAATTCCCTGAGTTTGTGCAGGAGAGAAGTTCTGTGAATTTGGTCAGCGCTGCTGGTGTCTTGTATGCGGTGGGCGGCTTCGCCGTGCAGGAGAACGAGGACAAAGAGTGTGTCCCGTCAGAAATCACTGACATCTGGCA GTATGATGAAGACAAGAAACAGTGGACTGGAATGATACGAGAGATGCGATATGCTTCCGGCGCCTCCTGCGTTTCTATGAGATTAAATGCCGCAAAGATGCCTAAACTTTAA
- the bbs5 gene encoding Bardet-Biedl syndrome 5 protein homolog, which yields MASVLDALWEDRDVRFDITPQQMKTRPGEALIDCLDSIEDTKGNNGDRGRLLVTNLRIIWHSLALPRVNLSVGYNCIINITTRTANSKLRGQTEALYILTKSNNTRFEFIFTNVVPGSPRLFTSVIAVHRAYETSKMYRDLKLRGALIQNKQLRLLPQEQVYDKINGVWNLSSDQGNLGTFFITNVRIVWHANMNESFNVSIPYLQIRSIRIRDSKFGLALVIESSQQTGGYVLGFKIDPMDKLQDAVKEINSLHKVYSANPIFGVEYEMEEKPQPLEELTVEQPPDDVEIEPDEHTDAFTAYFADGNKQHDREPVFSEELGLAVEKLKDGFTLQGLWEVMG from the exons ATGGCGTCGGTGTTAGACGCACTCTGGGAGGACAGAGACGTGAGATTTGACATCACTCCTCA gCAGATGAAAACCAGACCAGGCGAAGCGCTTATCGACTGCCTGGATTCAATCGAAGACACAAAGGGAAATAATGGTGACAGAG GAAGACTCCTCGTGACCAATTTGAGGATAATCTGGCACTCACTGGCACTGCCAAGAGTCAACCTGT CTGTGGGATAcaactgtattattaatatcacCACGAGGACGGCAAATTCA AAACTGAGAGGTCAGACTGAAGCACTTTACATATTAACCAAATCTAATAACACTAGATTTGAGTTCATATTCACCAACGTGGTACCAGGAAGTCCAAGACTGTTTACTTCTGTCATTGCTGTTCACAG agctTATGAAACTTCCAAAATGTATCGAGATCTGAAGCTAAGAGGAGCTCTTATTCAGAATAAACAGCTGAGGCTTCTGCCACAGGAGCAGGTGTATGACAAGATCAATGGAGTCTGGAACCTGTCTAGTGATCAG GGTAATCTTGGAACGTTTTTCATTACCAACGTGAGAATAGTGTGGCACGCCAACATGAACGAGAGCTTCAACGTCAGCATTCCTTATCTACAAATT cgCTCAATAAGGATTAGAGACTCTAAATTTGGACTTGCTCTTGTGATCGAGAGCTCTCAACAG ACAGGAGGATATGTGCTGGGATTCAAGATCGACCCAATGGACAAGTTACAAGATGCAGTGAAAGAAATCAACTCCTTACACAAAGTGTACTCGGCAAACCCCATTTTTGGTGTGGAATATGAGATGGAAGAAAAG CCTCAGCCTCTGGAAGAGCTGACAGTAGAGCAGCCACCTGATGACGTGGAGATCGAGCCAGATGAGCACACGGACGCTTTTACT GCTTATTTTGCTGATGGAAATAAG CAACATGATCGCGAGCCGGTGTTCTCCGAAGAGCTGGGTCTTGCTGTAGAGAAACTGAAAGACGGATTCACACTACAGGGACTCTGGGAAGTTATGGGTTAA
- the fastkd1 gene encoding FAST kinase domain-containing protein 1, mitochondrial, with product MFWLRSLRACPRRLFHSRPVSRDQVLEQLQKCSAEDQVFDVVGRNKAVLSASHVSCAVERLWLIQRERPDVLRTVERIQNHPEFLELRVLAKNKIALMDDTSVVDMLYVLLRFQVEHHDSLVQHLVSEAWSRLERFQMTTLSKFAVCVSNQFLPHSPLMGQITHIVSQRLDSIQDARVLSSLMSSIFALVSPQLRDALFRKADSLLEEINPLHYNSPRRVLHFIRNVKLIHRPLLEKCNRILMLNVPRMDVEHISIILGLYHSLQYHNLDFQLTVKQRLVELIDTCTDPATFTKLFASLGPMASQSVKEGLESTALLLANELNRHQVLSVLETMEQIKCRNLQLINKMAEVILRNMEMYKAVEIARITQALFLLHYHHPEIFSRLKAKLLHYLQASVYPCEVTMLTRVLYMLPSLRPDETVLSRVSAIIPQCNLNYLNTYAMVVSKWIRKDPSNDYVRLLQTLNCCGRERLRGSQSLDAVLEEVRSLSGEWFDEMLLKESIDLMQRLIDQVSWTNVNDLGLYLARTTYFSAALMDRIAAVTTENIDKIHYSAIYSILLPFALLNHDPPKAEEFFNACIRHFTPNISSVEPHQLILMAYALALADYFPEKVVREIFSLDFLAKLDTHLETFTNSHNMHIRFRLMELNRAVCLECPQFQVPWFHESYCKLRQKRANSSIGPAQQQIHKMLGDVLGGMNCAKVGALTPYFYTINFEIVLDRHLQPIPYAEFSENENVHWESRSEDRERAELPPGAHRIALDFLDHRSFSKNAWHMKGEAMMKKRHLEILGYRVLQIPHFEWNSMELSTEDAWKEYLRKKIFSGLS from the exons ATGTTCTGGCTCCGATCGCTCCGAGCGTGTCCTCGCAGACTGTTTCACAGCCGGCCCGTCAGCCGCGATCAGGTGCTGGAGCAGCTCCAGAAGTGCTCGGCCGAAGACCAGGTTTTCGACGTGGTGGGCCGCAACAAGGCCGTGCTGTCCGCGAGCCACGTGAGCTGCGCTGTGGAGCGGCTGTGGCTGATTCAAAGAGAGCGGCCGGACGTGCTCAGGACCGTCGAGCGGATCCAGAATCACCCGGAGTTCCTGGAGCTTCGGGTTCTGGCCAAAAACAAGATCGCCCTCATGGATGACACTTCAGTGGTGGATATGCTTTACGTTTTGCTTAG ATTTCAGGTGGAACACCATGACTCTCTTGTGCAGCATCTGGTGTCAGAGGCTTGGAGCAGACTAgagag GTTCCAGATGACAACACTTTCAAAGTTTGCGGTGTGTGTGAGCAACCAGTTTCTGCCGCACAGCCCGCTGATGGGTCAGATCACACACATAGTGAGTCAGAGACTGGACTCCATTCAAGATGCCAG AGTGCTCTCATCCTTGATGAGCAGCATCTTCGCCCTGGTGTCGCCACAGCTGCGAGACGCACTGTTTAGAAAAGCGGACTCCCTTTTGGAAGAAATCAACCCGTTGCACTACAACAGCCCCAGAAGGGTTTTGCATTTCATCCGAAACGTCAAACTGATTCACCGTCCCCTGCTGGAGAAGTGCAACCGGATTTTAATGCTGAACGTCCCCCGGATGGACGTGGAGCACATCAGCATCATTCTGGGACTGTATCACTCGCTGCAGTACCACAACTTGGATTTCCAGCTGACTGTTAAACAGAGACTCGTGGAGCTGATAGACACATGCACAGATCCTGCCACTTTCACCAAACTCTTTGCTTCTTTAGGACCAATGGCAAGCCAAAGTGTCAAAGAGGG GTTAGAGAGTACAGCTCTGCTGCTGGCTAATGAGCTCAATCGCCATCAGGTTTTAAGTGTGCTGGAGACAATGGAGCAGATCAAATGCAGAAACCTTCAGTTGATaaacaa GATGGCAGAAGTAATCTTAAGGAATATGGAGATGTATAAGGCAGTGGAAATCGCTCGAATCACTCAAGCACTCTTCCTGCTGCACTACCATCATCCAGAGATCTTCTCCAGACTGAAAGCCAAACTGCTGCA TTACCTGCAGGCTAGTGTGTATCCGTGCGAAGTGACCATGCTAACCAGGGTTCTGTACATGCTTCCTTCTCTCCGTCCCGATGAGACCGTCCTTTCCCGGGTGAGCGCTATCATCCCGCAGTGCAACCTGAACTACCTCAACACTTACGCCATGGTCGTCTCTAAGTGGATTCGCAAAGACCCCTCCAACGATTACGTCCGCCTGCTCCAGACCCTGAACTGCTGCGGTCGCGAGCGGCTCCGCGGCTCCCAGAGCCTGGACGCGGTGCTGGAGGAGGTCAGGTCTTTGTCGGGGGAGTGGTTTGATGAGATGCTGCTGAAAGAGTCTATAGACTTAATGCAGAGACTGATTGACCAGGTGTCCTGGACTAACGTAAATGACCTGGGCCTTTATCTGGCCAGGACTACCTACTTCAGTGCCGCACTAATGGACCGCATCGCTGCTGTGACCACTGAAAATATAGACAAG ATTCATTACTCTGCAATCTATTCCATTTTGCTGCCTTTCGCTCTGCTAAATCACGACCCACCGAAGGCGGAGGAGTTTTTCAATGCGTGCATTCGACATTTCACTCCGAATATTA gtTCCGTTGAGCCTCACCAGCTGATTCTCATGGCTTACGCACTGGCTCTGGCTGATTATTTCCCCGAGAAGGTGGTCAGAGAGATCTTCAGCTTAGATTTCCTGGCAAAGTTGGATACCCATCTGGAGA CCTTTACAAACTCTCACAACATGCACATCCGTTTCCGTCTCATGGAGCTGAATCGGGCCGTGTGTCTGGAGTGTCCTCAGTTCCAGGTGCCCTGGTTTCACGAGAGCTACTGTAAACTGCGGCAGAAGAGAG CCAACAGCTCCATCGGTCCAGCCCAGCAGCAGATCCATAAGATGCTCGGAGACGTCTTGGGTGGGATGAACTGTGCCAAAGTAGGAGCGCTGACGCCGTACTTCTACACTATCA aTTTTGAAATCGTCTTGGATCGCCATCTTCAGCCGATACCGTACGCCGAGTTCAGTGAGAACGAAAACGTTCACTGGGAGTCCAGATCGGAAGACCGAGAGAGAGCAGAGCTACCGCCTGGAGCTCACCG CATTGCATTGGATTTCCTGGACCACAGGTCGTTCAGCAAAAATGCATGGCACATGAAAGGAGAGGCCATGATGAAGAAAAGGCATCTGGAAATTTTAGGATATCGTGTATTGCAG ATTCCTCACTTTGAATGGAACTCAATGGAGCTTTCCACAGAAGATGCGTGGAAAGAATAtctaaggaaaaaaatattctcaggGTTGTCCTGA